Below is a genomic region from Flammeovirgaceae bacterium SG7u.111.
TTGGGCATGTATCGGAGTATAAGTTTGATTTTAGCGTAGATGATTCTGCTATTATCAAGCATGTGCCCTACTTCATTTTTCTAACCATTTTGGGAGTGCTTTACATTGCCAATAATTACTATTCGGACAGGCTGACTAGGGATATTGGTGTGTTGGAAAAAACGGTGGAAGAACTTCGTGTGGACCACGGGTCTTACAAATACGAATACATCCATGCCAGTAAGTACGTGGAAATAGCCAATCAGGTAAAAACCATTGGGCTAATAGAAAATGACAAACCGGTGATCAAAATCACCCCAGAAAATTAATAAACTCGGGAAATCGTGAGCATCAGAAAATCCATATTGATTCGTGTTAGGCTAGCCTTCTTAATGGTTGTAGCCTTTGGTGCATTTATATTGGTGAGGTTAATCGATATCCAAGTGGTAAATGGAGAAAAGTGGAGAGGGATTGCCCAAGAAAACAGCTTGAAATTCAAAAAAGTAAATGCAACAAGAGGAAGCATATTAAGCGATGATGGCAGCCTTTTAGCAGCTTCTTTGCCTTTTTATAGGGTTTCTCTAGACCCTTCTATTTCAGAAGAAGAGCTTTTTGAAAAAAACGTCGATACACTTTCGGTACTAATAGCCGATTATTTCCAAGACAAAACTGCTGAGGAATATGCGGAAGAGCTTCGTTTGGCTCGTACCGAAAAACGTCGTTATAAGATAATCAACAGGGAATTGGTAAAATACCATGATAAAAAAATCATGGAGGAATGGCCTCTATTCAAAGAAGGAAGGCTAAAAGGCGGGGTTATTTTCGAGAAGATGGAAAAACGCTTCAAACCCTTCGATGAGCTTGCCAGAAGGACCATCGGTTTTGTAAGAGAAGATTCTACCGACCAAGTTAGAGGCGTAGGTTTAGAATACAGCTTTAATAGCAAATTGGCGGGAGTAAACGGAGAAGCACTTTACCAAAAAATACCCGGTGGTGGCTGGAAGCCTATCAACGATGGCAACCACATCCGCCCTGAAAATGGCTTAGACGTACACACATCTTTAGATGTGTACCTCCAAAACTATACTACGGATGTGTTGGACAAGGCACTCAGAAGAAATTATGCCAATTATGGTTGCGTAATTATCATGGAAGTAGCTACTGGAGAGATAAAGGCGATGGTAAACCTGAGTAAAAACTCTGAAGGCCAGTATGTAGAGGACTACAACTATGCCATTGGTTCTCAAGGAACTACTGAACCTGGTTCTACTTTCAAAGCTATCTCTATGATGGCTCTGTTGGAAGAAACCAAGCTCTCGATTGAAGATACGGTAAACACGGGCGATGGCGAGTATGTCTATTACGACGACTGTACCATGAGGGATGCTGCCTACTACGGTTACGGAAAAATCCCTGTGAAAACAGTTTTTGAAAAGTCATCAAACATTGGGGTTTCAAAGTTGATCTTTAGGTACTTCCGCGAAAAACCTGAGAAATTCTTTAGCTACCTCGACAAATTTGGTATGTCTGAGCCTTTGGATTTCCAAATGATAGGAGCAGGAAAGCCATTCTTCAACCGCCCTGGCACACAAGGATGGAGTGGTTGCTCACTACCTTGGATGTCAATTGGTTATGAAATAAAACTTTCCCCATTGCAGATCCTTACTTTCTACAATGGCATTGCCAACCAAGGTAAAATGATCTCTCCTATCATCGTAAAAAGCATCAGCCAAGGCGATGAGGTGATAGACGAGTTCGAATCGAGAGTAATCAATGATAAAATGTGTTCTGACCGCACCTTGGGCATCATGCAAGAGCTGCTGAAAGGTGTAGTAAAAAGAGGAACAGCAAGGGAAATAAGAAACGACAAATTTGACATAGCAGGAAAAACAGGAACTACCCAAAAGATTCGTAACGGGCAATATACAAAGCGCTACTACACCTCTTTTGCTGGTTATTTTCCGGCCGACAATCCAAAGTACAGCTGCATTGTAGTAATTGATGACCCAAAGGGGGAAGGCCAGTACGGCGGCGAGGTTTCGGCACCAGTTTTCGCTGAAATCGCTGAAAAACTTTATATCAGAGGCATAGAACAATCACTTCCCGATACACTCATCAACGATGGTGTTTTCCCAATGGTGAGATCAGGAAACTACAAAGACCTAAAGTTGCTTTGCGACGAAATGGGCATCAAACAAGTGGATTTGAATACAACCAACTGGGTG
It encodes:
- a CDS encoding FtsL-like putative cell division protein, translating into MNTYSPPKEEDKKSFFGHVSEYKFDFSVDDSAIIKHVPYFIFLTILGVLYIANNYYSDRLTRDIGVLEKTVEELRVDHGSYKYEYIHASKYVEIANQVKTIGLIENDKPVIKITPEN
- a CDS encoding penicillin-binding protein, which codes for MSIRKSILIRVRLAFLMVVAFGAFILVRLIDIQVVNGEKWRGIAQENSLKFKKVNATRGSILSDDGSLLAASLPFYRVSLDPSISEEELFEKNVDTLSVLIADYFQDKTAEEYAEELRLARTEKRRYKIINRELVKYHDKKIMEEWPLFKEGRLKGGVIFEKMEKRFKPFDELARRTIGFVREDSTDQVRGVGLEYSFNSKLAGVNGEALYQKIPGGGWKPINDGNHIRPENGLDVHTSLDVYLQNYTTDVLDKALRRNYANYGCVIIMEVATGEIKAMVNLSKNSEGQYVEDYNYAIGSQGTTEPGSTFKAISMMALLEETKLSIEDTVNTGDGEYVYYDDCTMRDAAYYGYGKIPVKTVFEKSSNIGVSKLIFRYFREKPEKFFSYLDKFGMSEPLDFQMIGAGKPFFNRPGTQGWSGCSLPWMSIGYEIKLSPLQILTFYNGIANQGKMISPIIVKSISQGDEVIDEFESRVINDKMCSDRTLGIMQELLKGVVKRGTAREIRNDKFDIAGKTGTTQKIRNGQYTKRYYTSFAGYFPADNPKYSCIVVIDDPKGEGQYGGEVSAPVFAEIAEKLYIRGIEQSLPDTLINDGVFPMVRSGNYKDLKLLCDEMGIKQVDLNTTNWVKSATTGDTIQWVNNKIGEQKVPDVRGMTLKDALYVLENQGLKVKTRGRGRVQRQSLTPGQKARKGGVIYISLG